From a single Myxocyprinus asiaticus isolate MX2 ecotype Aquarium Trade chromosome 33, UBuf_Myxa_2, whole genome shotgun sequence genomic region:
- the LOC127424194 gene encoding guanine nucleotide-binding protein G(t) subunit alpha-2-like: MGSGASAEDKEMAKKSKELEKQLQEDADKEAKTVKLLLLGAGESGKSTIVKQMKILHQGGYTKEEQMEFRTIIYGNILQSAMAIIRGMEMLDINYGSPASQEDGQKLQNLADSIEEGTMPPELADVIKRLWKDSGVQASFERAAEYQLNDSAGYYLCEMDRICKPDYMPTEQDVLRSRVKTTGIIEEQFSCKELHFRMFDVGGQRSERKKWIHCFEGVTCIIFCGALSAYDMVLVEDDEVNRMHESLHLFNSICNHRFFATTSIVLFLNKKDLFLEKIKKVHLSICFPDYDGPNTYEDASNYIKLQFEELNMKKGVKEIYSHMTCATDTKNVEIVFNAVTDIIIKENLKDCGLF, translated from the exons ATGGGTAGCGGAGCGAGTGCAGAGGATAAGGAAATGGCAAAGAAGTCCAAAGAGCTGGAAAAACAGCTCCAGGAAGATGCTGATAAGGAAGCCAAGACAGTCAAACTTCTGCTGCTAG GTGCTGGTGAGTCAGGGAAAAGCACCATTGTAAAACAGATGAA AATTTTGCATCAAGGTGGTTATACAAAAGAAGAACAAATGGAGTTTCGAACTATTATTTACGGCAACATCCTCCAGTCGGCAATGGCCATCATCAGAGGCATGGAGATGCTGGACATCAACTATGGGTCACCAGCATCACAG GAAGATGGCCAGAAACTCCAGAACCTGGCTGACTCCATCGAGGAGGGCACCATGCCCCCAGAACTGGCAGACGTCATCAAGAGGCTATGGAAGGATTCAGGCGTGCAAGCCTCCTTTGAGAGAGCTGCTGAATATCAGCTGAACGACTCTGCTGGATA CTACTTGTGTGAAATGGACAGAATCTGCAAACCTGACTACATGCCCACTGAGCAGGATGTGCTGAGATCTCGAGTCAAGACTACTGGTATCATTGAGGAACAGTTCTCCTGCAAAGAGCTCCACTTCAG GATGTTTGATGTGGGTGGCCAGAGGTCCGAGAGGAAGAAGTGGATTCATTGTTTCGAGGGTGTGACTTGCATCATCTTCTGTGGAGCCCTGAGCGCTTACGACATGGTGCTGGTAGAAGACGATGAAGTG AACCGCATGCACGAGAGTCTCCATCTCTTCAACAGTATCTGCAACCACAGGTTCTTTGCCACAACCTCTATTGTGCTTTTCCTCAACAAGAAAGATCTCTTCTTGGAGAAGATCAAGAAAGTCCACCTGAGCATCTGTTTCCCTGACTATGATG GTCCCAACACATATGAAGATGCCAGCAACTATATCAAGCTTCAGTTTGAGGAGCTTAACATGAAGAAGGGAGTGAAGGAGATCTACTCACACATGACCTGTGCCACAGACACAAAGAACGTTGAGATTGTGTTTAATGCCGTGACAGACATTATCATCAAAGAAAACCTTAAGGACTGTGGTCTGTTTTAA